From the genome of Triticum aestivum cultivar Chinese Spring chromosome 1A, IWGSC CS RefSeq v2.1, whole genome shotgun sequence:
tttttaataaaaaattgaATTCGTTTTTGAATTTGCTGTTCACCGAGAGCAGATAAGCCTGGGTTCTTCTCTGGATTACCGCTGATGCACCAATTACCAAGGTTTCTAATATGGATAACAAGTATCTAAACGCGTTGACTGGTATAATCATTCATTTCAGACAAAAATTGAACACAGCATGGAAACAAATTTTCATCGCCAAAAAAGAAACATGGAAACAAATTTCTGCTACAAATTTTAGATCGAAATGACCCAGCTTATAATGCAGGCAATACAGCAACAGTCCAAATTCCAAATGGATAGATAGGATATAAATCATCATCGACTTAGATGTCTTTGCACCACAGATAACTCACTAACATGTAGTAGAAGACAGGCCAAAAAGATGTAACTGATGTGTGATGATTCTACTTCACCACTCCACATGGATGCAACACAACTGACTACTTCCTGAACTATTTTTCCTGCTAGAGGTTATCATCACCTAAGATTCAAAAACTTTCTTGCTTGATTTGAACATGTAGACTCTTCCATTGTCTTCTCATATCCAAAATAACTAACCTGCAAGAGAAAAACAGCATCGACATTGAGTAACACAAGAACAGGAAATGCTACAATGTGTCATGATGCAGACAAGAAAGGGAGTACATTGTCAGGGATGAGCAGAAGAGACCAGAGTGATTCTGCAAAACCTGAGTCTGAGTGAGGCAGCTAGTGAAGAGCTTCGACTGCGAGGAGGTCGAGGAGATCCATGCCCTCGGCCTCATCAAGCAGGTGATCCATCTCATCGGCGTTCATGGGGCTCTGCGGAGAATCATCGGCCTGCGCGGCGGGAGCGGACAGCGAGTAGGCGAGGCGGAAGCTGATGAGGTTGGGGCTGAGGGCGCCGATCTTGGCCGTGCCCGCGAACGCCGCCGCGGCGTCCAGGCTGCTCTCGAAGATCACCATGGCGACGGAGAAGCCTTCCGGCCTGGCCTCCACCACGGGCCCGAACCGGCTGAAGATGTCGACGAGGTCGGTCGCCGGAGGGACGGCGGTCGGGCCGGTGAAGTTCAGCAGCAGCCCGGTCAGCCGAGGCTGCTCGTCCTTGTGCTGCGGCTTCGCCGGAGGAGGAGCAGCGGTGGTGACGGTGACGTCATGCAGCTGAGCGGCATGATCGGCAGCAGCGCTTGTGCACCGTGTCACCACAGCAGCGTTCGCCGGAGGAGTGGGCGTGGCGCGGTCGGCTCTGCGGGTCACCGGCGGCGACAGCGACATCCGGCGTGCGGCCCTGCGCATGAGCTTCCCCATCTTTGTGGTCGGCTCGTAGTTCTCCACCTCCTGGGCGTCTTCCACGCTCTCCCTTGCTCTGCCGCAGGTGATGCACCTTGAGTCCTTCCATATGCCATCGGCACTGTCGCCCCTCGGCCGTCGCCTCTTGGCGGTGCCACTGGCGCGGCCACGGCGTGCCGGCGTGGCCCCCATGGCGCCATCGGCAACGTCGCGGATGCCGTACCAAACCGTGTACACGGGGAGGCCTCCGGTGCCCCTCCACCGGGTGAAGGCCCTGAGCTGCGCGGTGGCGACGGTGAGCTCGAGCCGGtcagctccggcgagcggcgcgaCGGCGAGCGCGGAGAGGTACTCGACGAACGCCTCGCCGCGGAACGCGTCCCGGGCGAAGGCGGTGTCCACCACGGCCCCGTGCGCGCCCTCCCGGACGCCGGCGTTGTCGACCACCTGCCGCTTGGCGACGCCGCGGCTGATGGCGCAGTCGCAGGACAGGCCGAAGTCGACGCGGCGCGCGACCTCGCCGAGCGCGGCGTCCACGGCGGAGGCGAACGGGGACATGGTCCTGCGGGCGCCCCAGCACGGGACGTGGGCGCGGTCCACCGCGGCGAAGCGCGGGAACCCCTCGCGGAACGGGCGGAGCGCGGCCGGGTCGTCCTCCCACGCGAACGTCCGCTCCCAGAAGTTGGCGACCAGGGCGGCGCCGCGCCGCCGGCGCTCCCCGAGCGCGAGCGCCGACGCGTCCGCCGGGTCGAACACCTGCGCCGGCCACCAGTGGTAGCCCCGCACCTTGGCCCACACCAGCCGAGGCGGCGCCGGGAGCCccgcctcgtcctcgtcctcgcgctCGAACACGTAGTCGTACCGAGCGCGCCCCACCTCCCCGCCCTTGGCCACGCGCGCCGTCGGCGAGGCCTTCTTCCTGGTCCGCCGGTGACTGGATCGCTGGAGCAACTCCGCCACGTCCGGGTGCAAGGACCGTGCCCTCCGTGCCGGAGTTCCCGCGGTGCTCCCGTGCCCCCCGTCGACGTTCCTGGCGACGGCTCCTTCCTCCGGCGACAGAGTAGCAGGCGCCATGGTCACCACCCTGCAAACAAGCAGCGGCAACAAACGATCAGCGCGTCCTCGACTCTTCTGTTCTCGaaaggggggagggggaagggctTGCCCTTACCGGAGAGCGAGCAGCAGGCGGCCGTGGACGGGGACGAAGGAGCTCTGTGGAGACGGACGGCGACGGAGAGGGAGGGGTTTGGTTGGGGTTTAGGGGTGAGGCGATGGGAAGAACAGAGAGGCCATATGCCAAAATGCAGTCTTGTGGGGTGAGACGGAGGGAAGGGCTACGTGAGCAAAAGGAAGGTGGTTGTTTTCTTTTCCCGAAAGAAAGAGGAAAAGGTTTCTTGTCTTTTTTGCATTGGTAGTACAATGCCATGCAGATGCCTCTTTTACTGCCTCTGATTTTGTCAGCTGGGGCCTCGTACTATGATGAACAGTACTCCTACATGCCATTCACTTTGAGGTCGGAAACAGAGGATTGGTAGTACTTTGAGTTTGGAAACAGTACTCCTGTTCATGTTTCCCCATCAGATCAAAAAAAAATTTAGTTTGCACTTTTTTTAGCATCGTATTTGTCGCATGAAACTGATGCCAGTCGACTGAAATCCACTGTCAAAATGCACACCCATGTCATCACATTCCTACTGTTTTTCACCAAGAAAGATATCGTTGTTGCGTGGTGGTGTATGCGGCCGTACTTGCTGGGGATTGACATGAAGTAAAATTCCATCAGGGAACTGTTGCGGAACCGATCACAGCAGAGGCAGCCGGGCTACCCCATGAGCAAAAGACGGCAAGGGGCAGAAAGAAGCAATCCGTTTCATCAGAAAGCAAAAACGTGGTACAAACTGCCACAACTCTCATCTGCTGTCTCTGCACCTGCTGCAGCAGCAGCCGgtccgctggctggctggctggctggctcgtGTGATCGACCTCCATCTCAAGCACCAGGCGGGCTCATGGCTCCTGCGCCAGCGGTGAAATACTGGTGGTTCTTCGGTTAGATTTTATTTAAACGGTGAAAAAATGGCAATCAACAGTAAATGGTGATGATTTAGTGAGATTTCAAACGTTTTTCCGACAACCTAACGGTGAAATAGTGTCATGTAAACAACGCCTGAAAAGAATCTTGTCTCTTTCAAGCAAACCCTTCAAAAGAATTGTGATCTTCTTCATTACAAAACCAATGTATATTTCTTTTTTTTCTGAACAGAAAACCAACGTATCTTTGGTTCAATGAACTTCActgtgttttttttagaaaaggaggaggaccccaaCCAGgacgctgatagtctgggcctaataccaaacagacctcgcatcCAAACCTAACATGTAAGACCTGGgatcccaaccaggacgcctgccgggtatggggcacccaccagtccggcgcactcctcaaccaggacgcatgTCGGGTATGAGGCCGCTgccgccacctgccaccaatccatcttcagtgttgtactgttgcatctaccttgcccgatcacgctgccgtcgacgccaccatggcgccagacaGCTCCACCGCCCCGCGC
Proteins encoded in this window:
- the LOC123086361 gene encoding uncharacterized protein; translated protein: MAPATLSPEEGAVARNVDGGHGSTAGTPARRARSLHPDVAELLQRSSHRRTRKKASPTARVAKGGEVGRARYDYVFEREDEDEAGLPAPPRLVWAKVRGYHWWPAQVFDPADASALALGERRRRGAALVANFWERTFAWEDDPAALRPFREGFPRFAAVDRAHVPCWGARRTMSPFASAVDAALGEVARRVDFGLSCDCAISRGVAKRQVVDNAGVREGAHGAVVDTAFARDAFRGEAFVEYLSALAVAPLAGADRLELTVATAQLRAFTRWRGTGGLPVYTVWYGIRDVADGAMGATPARRGRASGTAKRRRPRGDSADGIWKDSRCITCGRARESVEDAQEVENYEPTTKMGKLMRRAARRMSLSPPVTRRADRATPTPPANAAVVTRCTSAAADHAAQLHDVTVTTAAPPPAKPQHKDEQPRLTGLLLNFTGPTAVPPATDLVDIFSRFGPVVEARPEGFSVAMVIFESSLDAAAAFAGTAKIGALSPNLISFRLAYSLSAPAAQADDSPQSPMNADEMDHLLDEAEGMDLLDLLAVEALH